The Dickeya poaceiphila DNA window AGCCAGACGCTCACTGGTGCCGCCGGGGCTAGCCAGATAATTGATAGCCGGGTGACAACGTTGCACCACCAGCCCCGCTTCTTCCTGCGCTTCGCGGCGCGCAACCTCTTCGTGACTTTCGCCCGGCTCAATCATGCCGGCAACCAGTTCGAACAACCACGGCGACACGCTGGTGTCATAGGCGGCGATGCGAATCTGTTCTATCAATACCACTTCGTCACGCACCGGATCATAGGGCAACAGCACCACGGCATGACCACGCTCCAGAATTTCCCGGCTGACTTCGCCGCTCATGCCGCCGTTGAACAGACGGTGGCGAAATCGGTAACGTTGTAGTGAAAAAAAACCTTTATAGAGTGTTTCGCGTGCAATAATTTCTACATCATCTTTGGCAAAAGTACCGGGATGTGTATCTGAAGGCGCCATAAACTCAACTCCTGTGGACAACACGGCGGGCACGCCATTTTTATAGGCGAAAACGTGGACAGGCACTCACCGTTTTGTGCAATATTCATCGTGCACTCGTGCCAGCCCGATACGGATAATCAGATGCGGAAAACGTCTGCCAGCAAGGATGAGGCGTTCCGGATATTAACGCAATGTCTTTGCGCGCTCTGGAACAGCAATCCTGCCGGTGCAGTCTCTGGCACGCTGCCGTATATCGTGCCTAATCCCAAATTGCTAAGTAAAATCGGCTTTTTGGATAACCGCAAGGAAAAGATGGCACATTCAGCCACCTAATTCGATTAGTCGATTCTGATAGAATCGGCAGGTATATCGTCTTCAGATGGCGCAACCACAAAACTTTGCTGCACAACAAGGAATGCAAATGAAGAAACTGCTACCACTTCTCATCAGTCTGGGTCTGGTTGGCTTTAGTGCCGCAAGCCAAGCCGAAGACCTGTTACAGGTTTACCAGCAGGCTAAAACGACTAATCCGGATTTACGCAGCGCTGCCGCCAACCGAGATGCGGCTTTCGAGAAAATTAATGAAGCCCGCTCCTCCTTGCTGCCTCAGTTAGGTTTGGGTGCGGATTACACTTACAATAGCGGATACCGCGACCGCAAAGACGTCAACAATAATGTCACCAGTGCCTCGTTGCAGTTAACCCAGTCTATCTTCAACATGTCGCTGTGGCGTTCTTTGACGCTTCAAGAAAAACAGGCTGGTATTCAGGATGTTAGCTACCAGACTTCTCAGCAGACATTGCTGCTCAATACCGCGACTGCCTACTTCAACGTGCTGCGCACGATTGATGCGCTGTCTTACGTCAGCGCTCAGAAAAAGGCTATCTACCGCGAACTCGACCAGACCACCCAGCGCTTCAATGTCGGCCTGGTCGCCATCACCGACGTACAGAACGCGCGTGCCCAGTATGACAGCGTACTGGCGAACGAAGTGACCGCACGCAACAACCTGGATAACGCGATGGAAAACCTGCGCCAGGTGACCGGTCAGTTCTATCCACAACTGGCAGCACTGAATATTGAGCACTTCAGCCAGCAGAAACCTGATGCCGTGAATGGTCTGCTCAAAGAAGCGGAAAATCGCAACCTTAGCCTGTTGTCCGCACGCCTGAGTCAGGATCTGGCACGCGAACAGATTCGCAGCGCGGAAAGCGGCCATCTGCCAACGCTGAATCTGACCGCGTCCACTGGCGTGACCAATACCAATTATTCCGGCTCTCGCGTAGCAGCAAGCAATCTTACCGATACCTATGTGGGCCAGAATCAGGTTGGTCTTAGCCTCTCTGTGCCTATCTACAGCGGCGGCGGCACCTCATCCAAAGTGAAACAGGCGCAATACAGTTTTGTGGCGTCCAGCGAAAATCTGGAAAGCGCGCACCGTTCAGTCATTCAGACGCTGCGTTCCGCACATAACAACATTTCCGCCTCCATCAGCAGCGTCAACGCTTACAAACAGGCGGTAGTGTCTGCACAAAGCTCACTGGATGCAATGGAAGCCGGTTATCAGGTGGGCACCCGTACTATCGTCGATGTGCTGGACGCCACTTCCACGCTGTACAACGCCAAGCAGCAGTTGTCCGGCGCACGCTATGACTACCTGATCAACCAGTTGAACCTTAAGCAGGCGCTCGGTACGTTAAATGAAGACGATCTGCGCACGCTGAACGCGATGCTGGGCAAACCTGTGCCTACGTCGGCAGCCATCGGCGACGATACCCCAGTCCCGGCAGCCACCCCCGTCTCAGTGACAACCACGACCAAGGCCAGACCTTAATCATAACCAACAGGGGAGCCTACAGGGGTTCCCCTGCTTCATACTGGCAACATCTACACATCGTCTCATACAAACACCGCCTCCGGCAGCGGCGCTTTACAAGCCGACAATCCTTCTCCTATGCTTAAGCGCGCTTTATAAATGCATACTTATTATTAACATGATGGGCATGATGCCCTGTTCCCGCTGGGATTAACCGATGAAAAGAACATCAGACATTAATCACGCTCGTTTCCGTAAGCACTGGGGTTACCGTATCGCCCCTGTCGCGCTGGCCGTCAGTACCGTTTTCATCCTCACTGGTTGTGAGAAATCCGACGAAACTGTCACGCTCTACCAGAACGCGGATGACTGTTCCCGCGCTAACCCGTCGATGAAAGACCAGTGTACCGCCACCTATAACAAGGCCCTGAAAGAAGCGGAAAGAACCGCCCCCAAATACGCCACCCGTGAAGAGTGCGTGGCGGCATTCGGCGAAAACCAGTGCACCCAGTCAGGCAGCACCACCGGCGCTGCGCCACAACAAAGCGGCAGTTTTTGGATGCCGCTAATGGCAGGCTTTATGATGGGCAAGCTGA harbors:
- the tolC gene encoding outer membrane channel protein TolC, with amino-acid sequence MKKLLPLLISLGLVGFSAASQAEDLLQVYQQAKTTNPDLRSAAANRDAAFEKINEARSSLLPQLGLGADYTYNSGYRDRKDVNNNVTSASLQLTQSIFNMSLWRSLTLQEKQAGIQDVSYQTSQQTLLLNTATAYFNVLRTIDALSYVSAQKKAIYRELDQTTQRFNVGLVAITDVQNARAQYDSVLANEVTARNNLDNAMENLRQVTGQFYPQLAALNIEHFSQQKPDAVNGLLKEAENRNLSLLSARLSQDLAREQIRSAESGHLPTLNLTASTGVTNTNYSGSRVAASNLTDTYVGQNQVGLSLSVPIYSGGGTSSKVKQAQYSFVASSENLESAHRSVIQTLRSAHNNISASISSVNAYKQAVVSAQSSLDAMEAGYQVGTRTIVDVLDATSTLYNAKQQLSGARYDYLINQLNLKQALGTLNEDDLRTLNAMLGKPVPTSAAIGDDTPVPAATPVSVTTTTKARP
- a CDS encoding DUF1190 family protein, with amino-acid sequence MKRTSDINHARFRKHWGYRIAPVALAVSTVFILTGCEKSDETVTLYQNADDCSRANPSMKDQCTATYNKALKEAERTAPKYATREECVAAFGENQCTQSGSTTGAAPQQSGSFWMPLMAGFMMGKLMGGNNVAQQPVFRPNTPNNPASGSYVDASGKNYGSTTGHTITVPKDAMTPKPTSSITTTRGGFGGTVNKLNSTPAANMTDNRDKDRAAASSTSSTGAYSTGSSSRQTDGAAPIRRSFGG
- the nudF gene encoding ADP-ribose diphosphatase, producing the protein MAPSDTHPGTFAKDDVEIIARETLYKGFFSLQRYRFRHRLFNGGMSGEVSREILERGHAVVLLPYDPVRDEVVLIEQIRIAAYDTSVSPWLFELVAGMIEPGESHEEVARREAQEEAGLVVQRCHPAINYLASPGGTSERLAIWVGEVDARTASGIHGLAEENEDIRVHVVSREQSYQWVEQGIIDNAASVIALQWLALHHEALKKAWVDG